One part of the Myxococcales bacterium genome encodes these proteins:
- a CDS encoding glutathione S-transferase, with protein sequence MLRLVGASLNYSSWTVRVWLALEQTGAAYRFFDVGMKTDPGWKEKILSFSGAGRVPILIDGPSSVHESLAICETLAERFPHAQLWPTDPQLRARGRALACEMVSGFPLIRNHMPMNLRARATKTPSAPGLAHEIARIQDIWEACMATTSGDYLLGGFSIADCMYMPVVSRFRTYGVPLSPGAARFSEAIWEHPLVKKLETLAAPAPPIPEYDAALAEPPSNP encoded by the coding sequence ATGCTACGTCTGGTTGGGGCTTCGCTGAACTACTCCTCGTGGACTGTACGGGTCTGGCTGGCCCTCGAGCAGACGGGAGCGGCCTATCGATTTTTCGACGTGGGAATGAAAACGGACCCGGGTTGGAAAGAAAAGATTCTCTCGTTCTCGGGAGCCGGACGGGTTCCGATTTTGATCGATGGGCCCTCCAGCGTTCACGAATCACTTGCCATCTGTGAAACTCTGGCGGAGCGCTTCCCGCACGCGCAGCTGTGGCCAACCGACCCCCAGCTACGCGCGCGCGGCCGCGCCCTCGCCTGCGAGATGGTGAGTGGGTTCCCCCTCATCCGAAATCACATGCCCATGAACCTCCGGGCGCGCGCGACGAAGACGCCCAGCGCCCCCGGCCTGGCGCACGAGATCGCGCGGATTCAAGACATCTGGGAGGCGTGCATGGCCACCACCTCGGGGGACTACCTGCTGGGCGGCTTTTCCATCGCCGACTGCATGTACATGCCCGTGGTCTCCCGCTTCCGCACCTATGGCGTCCCCTTGAGCCCGGGCGCCGCTCGCTTCAGCGAAGCCATTTGGGAGCATCCGCTGGTGAAGAAGCTCGAAACCCTGGCCGCCCCGGCGCCGCCCATCCCCGAGTACGACGCCGCTTTGGCAGAGCCACCGTCAAATCCATGA
- a CDS encoding Ig-like domain-containing protein, with amino-acid sequence MTGVVPADQGVGVDATSNITISFDSPMDRVITEAAFSVSGRNPSSFEFTWNRESTTMTATPIQPLEYAEGILGATVIAKSYTVTVASSARDARGRPLLPFSSIFKTKRLLVGEGLFQSHLSRTLSWSCQGCSSATATYRGELRDIGVGYGDMSRPGAFCVGPVFIQPAFNNWWEEVLISFLIRQVPPAPIVTSAQLTLNQYSAPSMPLPGRKLAVDTVAYGVQSFGLDNGSIPLATEVAVSSGLTVYGSTEVAGALVETGAKTAFVTREVQSAMNASSSKVQFRVRVSPEGWLHTDETTGSCFSQEGASEPSLRFTVAIP; translated from the coding sequence GTGACCGGTGTCGTTCCTGCTGACCAAGGGGTCGGAGTCGATGCGACTTCAAACATCACCATCTCATTCGACAGCCCCATGGACCGCGTGATCACCGAAGCAGCCTTCTCGGTTTCGGGCCGCAACCCCTCGTCATTCGAGTTCACCTGGAACCGGGAGAGTACAACGATGACCGCTACGCCAATCCAGCCACTCGAGTACGCTGAAGGCATTCTGGGGGCGACCGTGATTGCAAAGAGTTACACCGTGACGGTGGCTTCATCCGCCAGAGACGCGAGGGGGAGGCCCCTGCTCCCGTTCAGCTCAATCTTCAAGACCAAGCGACTGCTTGTCGGCGAAGGATTGTTTCAGTCGCATCTTTCGCGCACGCTTTCTTGGTCGTGCCAAGGGTGCAGCTCAGCTACCGCCACATATCGAGGGGAGCTGCGTGACATCGGAGTTGGCTACGGAGATATGTCGAGGCCCGGGGCATTCTGCGTGGGTCCTGTCTTCATTCAGCCAGCATTCAACAATTGGTGGGAGGAAGTTTTGATTTCATTCCTCATCCGGCAAGTGCCTCCGGCCCCGATCGTGACCTCGGCACAGCTGACGCTGAACCAATACTCTGCACCATCAATGCCGTTACCTGGACGCAAGCTTGCGGTCGACACTGTCGCGTACGGTGTTCAAAGCTTCGGCCTGGACAACGGGAGTATTCCTTTGGCTACTGAGGTTGCGGTCTCGTCCGGTCTGACGGTGTACGGCAGTACTGAGGTGGCCGGAGCACTTGTGGAGACCGGTGCGAAGACGGCGTTTGTAACTCGAGAAGTTCAATCGGCCATGAACGCTTCATCAAGCAAAGTGCAATTCCGTGTTCGAGTCAGTCCCGAGGGTTGGCTCCATACCGACGAGACAACTGGGAGCTGCTTTTCTCAAGAAGGGGCTAGCGAGCCTAGCCTGCGTTTCACAGTTGCTATTCCCTAA
- a CDS encoding methyltransferase domain-containing protein has product MNVSDLESSAEFYSSAIGQVNMSSVVSACARLNADIIERMGRPTSGLFLGLGEGGLVEMMASRFKRAVVVEASRSLLESARARLSHLESLVLVHERFETYTPAPGVSTACLLANHVLEHLEDPVSLIYRSRTWVDDDGFAVFTVPNATSLHRRIGVAMGLLSDVYALGPQDLRVGHKRVYDLASLRHDVMAGHYEIAESGGFNVKLVSQEQMVGWPASLHEAIYAISRDVPAELCSNVYVVGRPCRD; this is encoded by the coding sequence ATGAACGTTTCCGACTTGGAGAGCAGCGCCGAGTTCTACTCTAGCGCCATCGGACAGGTGAACATGAGCAGCGTCGTGAGCGCCTGTGCTCGCCTGAACGCCGATATCATCGAGCGCATGGGGCGGCCTACTTCCGGACTCTTCCTCGGACTCGGAGAGGGTGGCCTAGTCGAGATGATGGCAAGCCGGTTTAAGCGTGCGGTGGTCGTCGAGGCATCCAGATCCCTACTGGAATCAGCTCGCGCTCGACTCTCGCACCTCGAATCGCTCGTTTTGGTCCACGAACGATTCGAGACTTACACGCCGGCTCCCGGGGTATCAACCGCATGCCTGCTTGCGAACCACGTTCTCGAACATCTCGAAGATCCCGTGTCTTTGATTTACCGCAGCAGGACGTGGGTAGACGATGACGGCTTCGCGGTCTTCACAGTTCCGAACGCCACCTCACTTCACCGCCGCATTGGGGTAGCCATGGGCCTACTCAGCGACGTTTACGCGCTCGGCCCTCAAGACCTCCGCGTCGGACACAAGCGCGTTTACGACCTTGCCTCGTTACGTCACGACGTGATGGCGGGCCACTACGAAATCGCGGAGTCAGGGGGATTCAACGTCAAACTCGTGTCCCAAGAGCAAATGGTGGGGTGGCCGGCGTCTCTGCATGAAGCGATCTATGCGATCAGCCGTGACGTCCCTGCAGAGCTCTGCTCGAACGTCTACGTCGTGGGCCGGCCATGCAGAGACTGA
- a CDS encoding SMP-30/gluconolactonase/LRE family protein — protein MGGSGGSGGGLALGGSGGATASGGSGGMVVYGNPLAGNPQVRLISGNRSFGQPEGPLWIEEGAYLLFSAVNDSRIWKVEPDKPDAMRFSQFAYKNTRTNGLALDPEGNLLVCERTTGKVGKRKLPDGPISYVAEEFDGKRLKAPNDIVAGKNGNIYFTDPRWDSGSDLPESAYRIDTQGMLHRITTGTAKPANPNGIALSPDETALYVGDDGDGGGIWKYDVNADGVTSNPRILTTTQKPDGIAIDRAGNLYVASNSALRQIVVFRPDGSKLGEISVPAQPSNASFGGVEGKTLFITAGTGLYAVDLAVPGLP, from the coding sequence ATGGGCGGCAGTGGTGGTAGCGGTGGCGGCTTGGCGCTTGGTGGATCCGGCGGCGCCACGGCGAGCGGCGGGTCTGGTGGCATGGTTGTCTACGGAAATCCACTCGCTGGCAACCCGCAGGTTCGGCTGATATCCGGCAACCGGAGTTTCGGACAGCCTGAAGGACCCTTGTGGATCGAAGAAGGCGCCTACCTCCTCTTCTCGGCGGTGAACGACAGCCGTATCTGGAAGGTCGAACCTGACAAGCCGGACGCAATGCGGTTTAGCCAGTTTGCTTACAAGAACACCAGGACGAACGGTCTTGCGCTCGATCCCGAAGGCAACCTCTTGGTCTGCGAGCGCACGACCGGGAAGGTGGGGAAGCGAAAACTTCCGGATGGCCCGATTTCCTACGTGGCAGAAGAGTTCGATGGCAAGCGATTGAAGGCCCCGAACGACATCGTTGCCGGAAAGAACGGGAACATCTATTTCACGGACCCGCGGTGGGACTCTGGTTCGGACCTACCCGAAAGCGCTTACAGGATCGACACTCAAGGCATGCTTCACAGAATCACGACAGGTACCGCGAAGCCTGCGAATCCGAATGGTATTGCGCTGTCGCCAGACGAAACGGCGCTCTACGTGGGGGACGACGGAGATGGGGGAGGGATATGGAAGTACGACGTCAATGCCGACGGGGTGACAAGCAATCCGCGGATTCTTACGACCACCCAGAAGCCCGATGGTATCGCCATCGACAGGGCGGGCAACCTGTACGTGGCGAGCAACTCCGCCCTGCGACAGATTGTCGTTTTCCGGCCAGACGGAAGCAAGTTGGGGGAAATCAGTGTTCCGGCGCAGCCTTCCAACGCCTCCTTCGGAGGCGTTGAGGGCAAAACGCTTTTCATCACTGCGGGTACGGGCCTGTACGCGGTGGACTTGGCGGTGCCGGGACTGCCCTAA
- a CDS encoding tetratricopeptide repeat protein, with the protein MVVLVGLFASTTDLARETYAADAAETLIRKGVDKRRGGNDRAALPLFQEAYDISRTPRAAAQLGLCEQALEMWSQAEFHLSEALVVQTDPWVASNRQVLENSLSDTRSHMASIEIQNAPSSALVVIAGLPRGKASEGPFFVITGDAEISVVAPDSRFETTASDLKAGETRKIKYREADAHQPAATGLRVRTPTSSQAPVARSEASSASGTVLSSAKWVSLGLGVFGLGTGIYGLQSRNQAANDFNSETNEKGERSCFLLNGKVVGSSGGVPDSRCQDLHSRVGSMTTASVVGFTAGAALTSLGFILWSKERNGTKEPDSLACLPRLDVAGVTCARTF; encoded by the coding sequence GTGGTGGTGCTCGTGGGGCTGTTTGCCTCGACGACCGACTTGGCACGGGAGACCTACGCCGCCGACGCCGCTGAGACGCTCATCCGCAAAGGAGTCGACAAAAGACGAGGGGGCAACGATCGGGCCGCTCTTCCTCTCTTTCAGGAGGCGTACGACATCTCGAGAACCCCTAGGGCGGCAGCTCAGCTAGGCCTGTGTGAGCAGGCGCTGGAGATGTGGTCCCAAGCAGAGTTTCATCTGTCCGAGGCGCTCGTGGTGCAGACGGATCCATGGGTGGCCAGTAATAGGCAGGTCCTGGAGAATTCGCTGTCTGATACGCGCAGCCATATGGCCAGCATCGAGATCCAGAACGCCCCTTCGAGTGCCCTCGTCGTTATCGCAGGCCTGCCCCGTGGTAAAGCCAGCGAAGGGCCGTTCTTCGTCATCACAGGCGACGCTGAGATCTCCGTCGTCGCGCCCGACAGCAGGTTCGAAACAACGGCATCTGACCTGAAGGCCGGCGAAACCCGGAAGATCAAGTACCGTGAAGCTGACGCTCATCAGCCCGCAGCGACAGGCTTGCGTGTGCGAACCCCTACGTCGTCCCAAGCTCCGGTGGCCCGCTCCGAAGCGTCATCTGCATCAGGGACTGTCCTCTCTTCGGCAAAATGGGTCTCGCTGGGGCTCGGAGTCTTCGGGCTTGGCACTGGGATATACGGATTGCAGTCGCGGAACCAAGCTGCGAATGACTTCAACAGCGAGACGAACGAAAAGGGAGAGCGGAGTTGCTTTCTGCTGAACGGAAAGGTGGTTGGATCTTCCGGGGGAGTTCCAGATTCCCGCTGCCAAGACCTCCACTCGAGGGTTGGCTCCATGACGACCGCTTCCGTGGTCGGATTCACTGCGGGTGCGGCGTTGACGTCGCTCGGATTCATTCTGTGGTCCAAAGAGCGAAATGGCACAAAAGAGCCGGATTCACTCGCCTGCTTGCCCCGCCTAGACGTTGCAGGCGTGACCTGCGCTCGAACGTTTTAA
- a CDS encoding Gfo/Idh/MocA family oxidoreductase has protein sequence MKLGGKLKVAQLGVGYWGPNLLRNLVQNDRCEVALVVDVSAERRSYVETTHPGVAVCHDPNQVFERNDIDAVVVATPAATHFELGRKALLSGKHILVEKPMATSVAEVEELGGLAAQKRLTAMVGHTFIYENAVRFIKQSIEEGVLGQVRYMYSQRLNLGRIRSDVDALWNFAPHDVSIMQFLLGDPTPLSVSRNGMAYVQKGVEDVSFLSITYPNKVIANIHVSWLDPQRVRKLVIVGSDAMAVYDDTQANKIQIHDKGIDRFHVLGEGMAYDGSTGNMHFGNRAGKVHTPEIPQSEPLAQELDHFFDCIEGRSECLTGPLHAARVLRILSWVAAKSPTQRLERSLTPVDAPALAQKSAS, from the coding sequence ATGAAACTTGGTGGAAAGTTGAAAGTGGCGCAGCTGGGGGTCGGGTATTGGGGTCCGAACCTTCTTCGCAACCTGGTGCAGAACGACCGCTGCGAGGTGGCCCTCGTCGTGGACGTGTCCGCGGAACGTCGTTCGTACGTCGAGACGACGCATCCGGGAGTCGCCGTCTGCCACGACCCCAACCAGGTGTTCGAGCGCAACGACATCGACGCCGTCGTCGTCGCCACGCCCGCCGCCACGCACTTCGAGCTTGGTCGCAAGGCCCTCCTGTCGGGCAAACACATTCTCGTCGAAAAGCCCATGGCCACTTCCGTTGCGGAAGTTGAGGAGCTCGGCGGGCTGGCCGCCCAAAAGCGGCTCACGGCCATGGTGGGGCACACCTTCATCTACGAGAACGCCGTCCGCTTCATCAAGCAGTCAATCGAAGAAGGCGTCCTTGGCCAGGTTCGGTACATGTATAGCCAGCGACTCAACCTCGGCCGCATCCGCTCGGATGTCGACGCTCTATGGAACTTTGCTCCCCACGATGTGAGCATCATGCAGTTTCTTCTCGGCGACCCCACCCCGCTCAGTGTCTCCCGCAACGGAATGGCCTACGTACAAAAGGGCGTTGAAGATGTCAGCTTCCTAAGCATCACCTATCCGAACAAGGTGATCGCCAACATTCACGTGAGCTGGCTCGACCCCCAGCGCGTGAGAAAGCTCGTCATCGTGGGCTCTGATGCCATGGCTGTCTACGACGACACGCAGGCCAACAAGATCCAGATTCACGACAAGGGAATCGATCGCTTTCACGTCCTGGGCGAAGGCATGGCTTACGACGGATCGACGGGAAACATGCACTTCGGAAACAGAGCCGGGAAGGTGCACACCCCAGAAATTCCCCAATCGGAACCCCTCGCACAGGAACTCGATCACTTCTTCGACTGCATCGAAGGGCGAAGCGAGTGCTTGACGGGCCCTCTTCATGCGGCCCGCGTCCTGCGGATTCTGTCATGGGTCGCAGCAAAATCGCCCACGCAGAGGCTTGAAAGAAGCTTGACACCTGTTGACGCACCGGCCCTCGCACAGAAGTCGGCTTCCTGA
- a CDS encoding SDR family oxidoreductase yields the protein MSRVLVTGSRGFIGSRIVAALNASNATTVPFVGDLRTLGFDRLPGQAPRDIDTVIHAAALITHRGDVSPDDYWAVNVEGTRRLLAAYGTQKIVFVSTTDVCREDLSTYAKSKREAEALVRERDDFCIVRLPSVFGPRQPQTSKLIPKLLRHYMLGEPRFDVRDDVRTYCHVDEAAAAVVRAVRLRGVVDSPKIQVSNAELVSLIRMLSEGAPWSAVPPEHRTLYEQLADCAAALTTETPLMTKVAR from the coding sequence ATGTCGCGCGTTCTCGTAACGGGGTCACGCGGATTCATTGGAAGCCGGATCGTGGCGGCTTTGAACGCCTCCAACGCCACGACCGTTCCCTTCGTGGGAGACCTGCGCACCCTGGGATTCGACCGGCTCCCGGGGCAAGCACCACGTGACATCGACACGGTAATACATGCCGCCGCCCTGATTACCCACCGAGGTGACGTATCGCCAGATGATTACTGGGCCGTAAACGTCGAGGGCACCCGCCGTCTTCTCGCTGCCTACGGCACACAGAAGATTGTCTTCGTATCGACCACCGACGTTTGCCGGGAAGACCTGAGCACTTACGCGAAGTCCAAGCGTGAGGCCGAAGCCCTCGTAAGGGAGCGCGATGACTTTTGCATCGTGCGCCTCCCGAGCGTATTTGGTCCGCGCCAGCCTCAAACGTCGAAGTTGATTCCGAAGCTCCTTCGCCACTACATGCTGGGCGAGCCGCGTTTCGACGTGAGGGACGACGTCCGCACTTACTGTCATGTCGATGAGGCCGCAGCTGCGGTTGTTCGCGCGGTCAGACTCCGAGGCGTAGTCGACAGCCCAAAGATTCAAGTCTCGAATGCGGAGCTCGTGAGTCTCATCCGCATGCTCTCCGAGGGGGCGCCCTGGTCTGCCGTCCCGCCAGAACACCGCACGCTGTACGAACAGCTTGCAGACTGCGCGGCAGCCCTCACGACGGAGACGCCCCTCATGACCAAGGTGGCAAGATGA
- a CDS encoding DegT/DnrJ/EryC1/StrS family aminotransferase, with translation MHVPFNDLYEQYLTIKPEVDAALAAVIRESAYIKGPFVERFEREFAAWNESKHFVGCANGTDAIEMALESLEIGPGDEVLVPANTWISTAEAVTSVGATVVFVDNHPHLYTLDPSKIEAKITQRTKAIIAVHLYGLPAQMDELAALAKKHGLYLLEDCAQAHGARHRGRPVGTMGDAATFSFFPGKNLGAYGDAGGIACSDDALALRLRQLGNHGRTGKFDHAFQGRNSRLDGLQAAVLSAKLPHLKEWTRRRISLAEAYTERLRGLPGIQLPSTPAESTHVFHLYVIQVRDRERVREGLEQKGIHTGIQYPIALPFLAAFKHLEHTPEDFPNAYTAMGRLLSLPLYPEMTLDQLDHVCRCLKELL, from the coding sequence ATGCACGTTCCCTTCAACGATCTCTACGAGCAGTACCTGACGATCAAGCCTGAGGTGGACGCCGCCTTGGCCGCCGTCATCCGCGAAAGCGCCTATATCAAGGGCCCCTTCGTGGAGCGCTTCGAACGAGAGTTTGCTGCCTGGAACGAAAGCAAGCACTTCGTTGGTTGTGCAAACGGTACCGACGCCATCGAAATGGCCCTCGAGTCACTGGAAATCGGCCCCGGCGACGAGGTTCTCGTACCCGCAAACACCTGGATCTCCACAGCTGAAGCGGTGACCTCCGTAGGGGCCACCGTGGTATTCGTGGACAACCACCCGCATCTGTATACGCTCGACCCGAGCAAGATCGAAGCGAAGATTACGCAAAGAACGAAGGCCATCATAGCCGTACACCTATACGGCCTTCCTGCTCAGATGGATGAGCTCGCAGCCCTCGCGAAGAAGCATGGGCTGTACCTACTAGAAGACTGCGCGCAGGCTCACGGCGCCCGCCATCGTGGCCGGCCGGTGGGCACCATGGGCGACGCTGCGACCTTCAGCTTCTTTCCAGGAAAGAACCTGGGCGCCTATGGGGATGCGGGGGGCATTGCGTGCAGCGACGACGCGCTCGCCTTGCGTCTGAGGCAGCTTGGAAACCACGGGCGCACTGGAAAGTTCGACCATGCGTTCCAGGGACGCAACAGCCGTCTTGACGGCCTGCAAGCAGCAGTTCTGAGCGCCAAGCTGCCCCACCTCAAGGAGTGGACGCGTCGACGCATCTCGCTTGCCGAAGCCTATACGGAGCGTCTGCGTGGCTTACCAGGGATACAGCTGCCGTCGACGCCCGCCGAATCCACTCACGTCTTCCATCTCTACGTCATTCAGGTGCGCGACAGGGAGCGGGTGCGCGAGGGGCTCGAGCAGAAGGGAATCCACACGGGGATTCAGTACCCCATCGCCTTGCCATTCTTGGCGGCATTCAAGCATCTCGAGCACACTCCTGAGGATTTTCCGAATGCGTACACCGCGATGGGGCGTCTGCTCTCCTTGCCGCTCTACCCCGAAATGACACTCGACCAGCTCGACCACGTCTGTAGGTGCCTCAAGGAGCTCCTGTGA